One genomic region from Phycodurus eques isolate BA_2022a chromosome 16, UOR_Pequ_1.1, whole genome shotgun sequence encodes:
- the rabep2 gene encoding rab GTPase-binding effector protein 2 isoform X2, with protein sequence MELSDKRMSSKREDTEAILQAQLAEYEAQVEHWQGVATICELSKREELGELQKQCDQEIQSLQEALRETAAQYEGRIAVLLEGRRASGGQNQGSGKKGKMDAEVTSNDSQTSPDRLNCQPTESEVMPEGAAPPINTEGYFSLRNCDSASLSSFTLDTPSLPRKLHAQEDTDSLVSTGTLVPEAIYLPPAGHRLVTHSDWDAINSQVSELRGEVSQLVEAKEELEKELDTQTNHTHKQVSVLQSQVQSSEALLQELQKSLRQSQTAVQSRLSELSVSQRKVCSELSRLKGETVEDEGTGSTSSLAESLQQAAHCEERLRIEIVNLRDQLEIRAEENEILEVQFSSLKTETERIQAQKDQFQADLLACSTELEALRVVLSHVQGNNKVLNADNVKLELIRQAESLEQVREILEEGISEADSSPADAS encoded by the exons atggAGTTGTCTGACAAAAGGATGAGCTCAAAGAGAGAAGACACAg AAGCCATCCTTCAGGCCCAACTGGCCGAGTATGAAGCTCAGGTTGAACACTGGCAGGGTGTGGCGACCATCTGTGAACTGAGCAAACGGGAAGAACTGGGAGAGCTGCAAAAACAATGTGATCAAGAGATCCAGTCCCTTCAGGAGGCTCTCAGGG AGACGGCAGCCCAGTATGAGGGCAGGATAGCCGTGCTACTCGAGGGGAGGAGAGCTAGTGGTGGCCAGAATCAG GGGAGTGGAAAGAAGGGCAAAATGGATGCAGAAGTGACCAGCAATGACTCCCAGACATCACCAGACAGGTTAAACTGCCAACCAACAGAGTCTGAAGTTATGCCAGAGGGAGCTGCACCACCCATTAATACCGAAGGATATTTTTCACTGCGGAACTGCGACTCGGCCTCGTTGTCCTCCTTCACCTTAGACACACCCTCTCTACCTAGAAAGCTCCACGCTCAGGAAGACACAGACTCTCTGGTCTCAACAGGAACTCTGGTGCCGGAAGCCATCTACCTGCCGCCAGCTGGCCACCGGCTTGTCACCCATAGTGACTGGGATGCAATCAATTCTCAG GTGTCAGagttgagaggggaggtgagtCAACTTGTGGAAGCGAAGGAGGAACTAGAGAAAGAACTGGACACACAgaccaaccacacacacaaacag GTATCAGTGCTCCAGTCTCAGGTCCAGTCTTCAGAGGCCCTCCTTCAGGAATTACAGAAATCCCTCAGGCAGTCACAAACTGCAGTCCAGAGTCGATTG TCAGAGCTGTCCGTGTCCCAGAGAAAGGTGTGCAGTGAGCTGTCCAGGCTGAAAGGAGAGACGGTTGAAGATGAGGGAACAGGCTCCACCTCATCACTTGCAGAATCACTGCAG CAAGCAGCGCACTGTGAGGAGCGCCTCCGTATTGAGATTGTCAACCTGAGGGACCAGCTTGAAATCCGGGCAGAGGAGAACG AAATTCTAGAAG TGCAGTTTTCCAGTTTAAAAACAGAGACAGAAAGGATCCAGGCCCAAAAAGACCAGTTCCAGGCCGATCTCTTGGCCTGCAGCACTGAACTCGAGGCCCTGCGGGTGGTACTCTCTCATGTTCAGGGCAACAACAAAGTCCTCAATGCTGATAAT GTAAAATTGGAGTTAATACGGCAGGCGGAATCTCTTGAACAAGTCAGGGAGATTCTGGAGGAGGGAATCAGTGAAGCGGATTCTTCACCTGCAGATGCCTCCTGA
- the rabep2 gene encoding rab GTPase-binding effector protein 2 isoform X1, translating into MELSDKRMSSKREDTEAILQAQLAEYEAQVEHWQGVATICELSKREELGELQKQCDQEIQSLQEALRETAAQYEGRIAVLLEGRRASGGQNQGSGKKGKMDAEVTSNDSQTSPDRLNCQPTESEVMPEGAAPPINTEGYFSLRNCDSASLSSFTLDTPSLPRKLHAQEDTDSLVSTGTLVPEAIYLPPAGHRLVTHSDWDAINSQVSELRGEVSQLVEAKEELEKELDTQTNHTHKQVSVLQSQVQSSEALLQELQKSLRQSQTAVQSRLSELSVSQRKVCSELSRLKGETVEDEGTGSTSSLAESLQQAAHCEERLRIEIVNLRDQLEIRAEENEILEVQFSSLKTETERIQAQKDQFQADLLACSTELEALRVVLSHVQGNNKVLNADNVALHQQCLELRSQVISMRSQVDTSQTVQRDFVQLSQSLQVKLELIRQAESLEQVREILEEGISEADSSPADAS; encoded by the exons atggAGTTGTCTGACAAAAGGATGAGCTCAAAGAGAGAAGACACAg AAGCCATCCTTCAGGCCCAACTGGCCGAGTATGAAGCTCAGGTTGAACACTGGCAGGGTGTGGCGACCATCTGTGAACTGAGCAAACGGGAAGAACTGGGAGAGCTGCAAAAACAATGTGATCAAGAGATCCAGTCCCTTCAGGAGGCTCTCAGGG AGACGGCAGCCCAGTATGAGGGCAGGATAGCCGTGCTACTCGAGGGGAGGAGAGCTAGTGGTGGCCAGAATCAG GGGAGTGGAAAGAAGGGCAAAATGGATGCAGAAGTGACCAGCAATGACTCCCAGACATCACCAGACAGGTTAAACTGCCAACCAACAGAGTCTGAAGTTATGCCAGAGGGAGCTGCACCACCCATTAATACCGAAGGATATTTTTCACTGCGGAACTGCGACTCGGCCTCGTTGTCCTCCTTCACCTTAGACACACCCTCTCTACCTAGAAAGCTCCACGCTCAGGAAGACACAGACTCTCTGGTCTCAACAGGAACTCTGGTGCCGGAAGCCATCTACCTGCCGCCAGCTGGCCACCGGCTTGTCACCCATAGTGACTGGGATGCAATCAATTCTCAG GTGTCAGagttgagaggggaggtgagtCAACTTGTGGAAGCGAAGGAGGAACTAGAGAAAGAACTGGACACACAgaccaaccacacacacaaacag GTATCAGTGCTCCAGTCTCAGGTCCAGTCTTCAGAGGCCCTCCTTCAGGAATTACAGAAATCCCTCAGGCAGTCACAAACTGCAGTCCAGAGTCGATTG TCAGAGCTGTCCGTGTCCCAGAGAAAGGTGTGCAGTGAGCTGTCCAGGCTGAAAGGAGAGACGGTTGAAGATGAGGGAACAGGCTCCACCTCATCACTTGCAGAATCACTGCAG CAAGCAGCGCACTGTGAGGAGCGCCTCCGTATTGAGATTGTCAACCTGAGGGACCAGCTTGAAATCCGGGCAGAGGAGAACG AAATTCTAGAAG TGCAGTTTTCCAGTTTAAAAACAGAGACAGAAAGGATCCAGGCCCAAAAAGACCAGTTCCAGGCCGATCTCTTGGCCTGCAGCACTGAACTCGAGGCCCTGCGGGTGGTACTCTCTCATGTTCAGGGCAACAACAAAGTCCTCAATGCTGATAAT GTGGCCTTACATCAGCAGTGTCTGGAGCTGCGCAGCCAAGTGATCAGCATGCGCTCTCAGGTCGACACCAGCCAGACTGTCCAGAGAGACTTTGTCCAGCTTTCTCAGTCACTGCAA GTAAAATTGGAGTTAATACGGCAGGCGGAATCTCTTGAACAAGTCAGGGAGATTCTGGAGGAGGGAATCAGTGAAGCGGATTCTTCACCTGCAGATGCCTCCTGA
- the rabep2 gene encoding rab GTPase-binding effector protein 2 isoform X3, producing the protein MELSDKRMSSKREDTEAILQAQLAEYEAQVEHWQGVATICELSKREELGELQKQCDQEIQSLQEALRETAAQYEGRIAVLLEGRRASGGQNQGSGKKGKMDAEVTSNDSQTSPDRKLHAQEDTDSLVSTGTLVPEAIYLPPAGHRLVTHSDWDAINSQVSELRGEVSQLVEAKEELEKELDTQTNHTHKQVSVLQSQVQSSEALLQELQKSLRQSQTAVQSRLSELSVSQRKVCSELSRLKGETVEDEGTGSTSSLAESLQQAAHCEERLRIEIVNLRDQLEIRAEENEILEVQFSSLKTETERIQAQKDQFQADLLACSTELEALRVVLSHVQGNNKVLNADNVALHQQCLELRSQVISMRSQVDTSQTVQRDFVQLSQSLQVKLELIRQAESLEQVREILEEGISEADSSPADAS; encoded by the exons atggAGTTGTCTGACAAAAGGATGAGCTCAAAGAGAGAAGACACAg AAGCCATCCTTCAGGCCCAACTGGCCGAGTATGAAGCTCAGGTTGAACACTGGCAGGGTGTGGCGACCATCTGTGAACTGAGCAAACGGGAAGAACTGGGAGAGCTGCAAAAACAATGTGATCAAGAGATCCAGTCCCTTCAGGAGGCTCTCAGGG AGACGGCAGCCCAGTATGAGGGCAGGATAGCCGTGCTACTCGAGGGGAGGAGAGCTAGTGGTGGCCAGAATCAG GGGAGTGGAAAGAAGGGCAAAATGGATGCAGAAGTGACCAGCAATGACTCCCAGACATCACCAGACAG AAAGCTCCACGCTCAGGAAGACACAGACTCTCTGGTCTCAACAGGAACTCTGGTGCCGGAAGCCATCTACCTGCCGCCAGCTGGCCACCGGCTTGTCACCCATAGTGACTGGGATGCAATCAATTCTCAG GTGTCAGagttgagaggggaggtgagtCAACTTGTGGAAGCGAAGGAGGAACTAGAGAAAGAACTGGACACACAgaccaaccacacacacaaacag GTATCAGTGCTCCAGTCTCAGGTCCAGTCTTCAGAGGCCCTCCTTCAGGAATTACAGAAATCCCTCAGGCAGTCACAAACTGCAGTCCAGAGTCGATTG TCAGAGCTGTCCGTGTCCCAGAGAAAGGTGTGCAGTGAGCTGTCCAGGCTGAAAGGAGAGACGGTTGAAGATGAGGGAACAGGCTCCACCTCATCACTTGCAGAATCACTGCAG CAAGCAGCGCACTGTGAGGAGCGCCTCCGTATTGAGATTGTCAACCTGAGGGACCAGCTTGAAATCCGGGCAGAGGAGAACG AAATTCTAGAAG TGCAGTTTTCCAGTTTAAAAACAGAGACAGAAAGGATCCAGGCCCAAAAAGACCAGTTCCAGGCCGATCTCTTGGCCTGCAGCACTGAACTCGAGGCCCTGCGGGTGGTACTCTCTCATGTTCAGGGCAACAACAAAGTCCTCAATGCTGATAAT GTGGCCTTACATCAGCAGTGTCTGGAGCTGCGCAGCCAAGTGATCAGCATGCGCTCTCAGGTCGACACCAGCCAGACTGTCCAGAGAGACTTTGTCCAGCTTTCTCAGTCACTGCAA GTAAAATTGGAGTTAATACGGCAGGCGGAATCTCTTGAACAAGTCAGGGAGATTCTGGAGGAGGGAATCAGTGAAGCGGATTCTTCACCTGCAGATGCCTCCTGA
- the si:ch211-11k18.4 gene encoding sarcalumenin isoform X2, translating into MLMGNHSAGKSSFINWYVEEHIQRTGVAIETQGFSFVTSGRKRESLTGNATLHLYPHFKPLQEFQGVSAYLSTEICTSRQKRFSLVTFVDSPGLVDGDMKYPFDVDEVVLWLGDVCDLILVFFDPMGQALCKRTLNIVEALNDKHGDRLRFYLSKADEAGGESDRQRVMMQIVQELCKRPGLNKCGFDMPTIYVPNPNKPSRCVNQIEDVCRTIERTINQTVQNTLNSLEKDCEVISEAIIDKMTNNRQISIQNRRARCKSCFLTLLGFSIPMIVLAILLLGTLSKEVLEMGLGRQGIELLSLYLVPLVRIFESMSGEQKLYGCVGMFLASVLLLIIARFSFRTQPTLSGKQKRQLQEKLDFVQEVAKTKKKKLYEEYLRQSVSDHDMN; encoded by the exons ATGCTGATGGGCAACCACTCTGCTGGGAAAAGCTCCTTCATCAACtg GTATGTTGAAGAGCACATCCAGCGTACTGGTGTCGCTATTGAGACCCAGGGATTCAGTTTTGTGACGAGCGGGCGCAAGAGAGAATCCCTCACA GGAAATGCCACCCTTCATCTATATCCCCACTTCAAGCCTCTGCAAGAGTTCCAAG GTGTATCGGCGTATTTGAGCACAGAGATCTGCACATCACGGCAGAAACGTTTCAGCCTGGTGACTTTTGTGGATTCACCTGGGTTGGTGGATGGTGATATGAAGTATCCCTTTGACGTGGATGAAGTTGTCCTATGGCTAG GTGATGTCTGTGACCTGATACTGGTCTTCTTTGACCCAATGGGTCAGGCTCTGTGCAAGCGTACCCTCAATATTGTGGAGGCCCTGAATGACAAACATGGGGATCGGCTGCGTTTCTATCTCAGTAAGGCTGATGAAGCTGGGGGAGAGTCTGACAGGCAG AGGGTGATGATGCAGATTGTCCAAGAGCTCTGCAAACGACCAGGACTCAACAAATGTGGTTTTGACATGCCCACCATCTACGTTCCTAATCCAAACAAG CCGAGCCGCTGTGTCAACCAGATTGAAGATGTGTGTCGCACCATTGAGAGGACCATCAATCAGACAGTCCAGAATACACTCAACTCTCTGGAGAAGGATTGTGAGGTCATTAGTGAAGCCATCATTGATAAAATGACCAACAACAG GCAGATCAGTATTCAGAACCGACGGGCTCGCTGCAAGAGTTGCTTTCTGACACTACTGGGCTTCAGCATCCCCATGATTGTTTTGGCCATACTGCTGCTGGGCACTTTGTCCAAGGAGGTCCTAGAGATGGGTTTGGGCCGCCAAGGCATTGAATTACTCTCCCTTTATCTG GTTCCTCTAGTACGGATATTTGAATCGATGTCTGGAGAGCAGAAGCTTTACGGTTGTGTTGGGATGTTCCTTGCCTCCGTCCTGCTGCTCATCATTGCACGATTTTCCTTCAG GACTCAACCAACTCTGTCAGGCAAGCAGAAAAGACAACTGCAGGAAAAGTTGGACTTTGTTCAGGAAGTGGCAAAGACCAAAAAG AAAAAGCTGTATGAAGAGTATCTGCGGCAGAGTGTCAGTGATCATGACATGAACTAA
- the si:ch211-11k18.4 gene encoding uncharacterized protein si:ch211-11k18.4 isoform X1: protein MSGKSKNKSRSAANADSISGGVSCDERILRDCHQLYTEPDSGLIAVAESVGVKLLPPRKKITVMLMGNHSAGKSSFINWYVEEHIQRTGVAIETQGFSFVTSGRKRESLTGNATLHLYPHFKPLQEFQGVSAYLSTEICTSRQKRFSLVTFVDSPGLVDGDMKYPFDVDEVVLWLGDVCDLILVFFDPMGQALCKRTLNIVEALNDKHGDRLRFYLSKADEAGGESDRQRVMMQIVQELCKRPGLNKCGFDMPTIYVPNPNKPSRCVNQIEDVCRTIERTINQTVQNTLNSLEKDCEVISEAIIDKMTNNRQISIQNRRARCKSCFLTLLGFSIPMIVLAILLLGTLSKEVLEMGLGRQGIELLSLYLVPLVRIFESMSGEQKLYGCVGMFLASVLLLIIARFSFRTQPTLSGKQKRQLQEKLDFVQEVAKTKKKKLYEEYLRQSVSDHDMN from the exons ATGTctggaaaaagcaaaaacaaaagcagaagcGCAGCAAATGCGGATTCAATATCTGGTGGTGTATCCTGCGACGAGCGCATTTTGCGGGATTGCCATCAACTGTATACGGAACCCGACAGTG GCTTGATTGCAGTGGCTGAATCTGTGGGTGTAAAGTTGCTGCCCCCCAGGAAGAAGATCACTGTGATGCTGATGGGCAACCACTCTGCTGGGAAAAGCTCCTTCATCAACtg GTATGTTGAAGAGCACATCCAGCGTACTGGTGTCGCTATTGAGACCCAGGGATTCAGTTTTGTGACGAGCGGGCGCAAGAGAGAATCCCTCACA GGAAATGCCACCCTTCATCTATATCCCCACTTCAAGCCTCTGCAAGAGTTCCAAG GTGTATCGGCGTATTTGAGCACAGAGATCTGCACATCACGGCAGAAACGTTTCAGCCTGGTGACTTTTGTGGATTCACCTGGGTTGGTGGATGGTGATATGAAGTATCCCTTTGACGTGGATGAAGTTGTCCTATGGCTAG GTGATGTCTGTGACCTGATACTGGTCTTCTTTGACCCAATGGGTCAGGCTCTGTGCAAGCGTACCCTCAATATTGTGGAGGCCCTGAATGACAAACATGGGGATCGGCTGCGTTTCTATCTCAGTAAGGCTGATGAAGCTGGGGGAGAGTCTGACAGGCAG AGGGTGATGATGCAGATTGTCCAAGAGCTCTGCAAACGACCAGGACTCAACAAATGTGGTTTTGACATGCCCACCATCTACGTTCCTAATCCAAACAAG CCGAGCCGCTGTGTCAACCAGATTGAAGATGTGTGTCGCACCATTGAGAGGACCATCAATCAGACAGTCCAGAATACACTCAACTCTCTGGAGAAGGATTGTGAGGTCATTAGTGAAGCCATCATTGATAAAATGACCAACAACAG GCAGATCAGTATTCAGAACCGACGGGCTCGCTGCAAGAGTTGCTTTCTGACACTACTGGGCTTCAGCATCCCCATGATTGTTTTGGCCATACTGCTGCTGGGCACTTTGTCCAAGGAGGTCCTAGAGATGGGTTTGGGCCGCCAAGGCATTGAATTACTCTCCCTTTATCTG GTTCCTCTAGTACGGATATTTGAATCGATGTCTGGAGAGCAGAAGCTTTACGGTTGTGTTGGGATGTTCCTTGCCTCCGTCCTGCTGCTCATCATTGCACGATTTTCCTTCAG GACTCAACCAACTCTGTCAGGCAAGCAGAAAAGACAACTGCAGGAAAAGTTGGACTTTGTTCAGGAAGTGGCAAAGACCAAAAAG AAAAAGCTGTATGAAGAGTATCTGCGGCAGAGTGTCAGTGATCATGACATGAACTAA